The stretch of DNA GAAGCTCGCCTACGCGATCGTGCGGTGGAAGAACGCATTACAGGCGATCGCGATCTTCAACCTGAGCCGCCGTCGTCCCGAGATGATGAAATCGATGCTGCGCAAGGATGCGATCAGGCGGCTTCCCGAGGGCTACGCCGTCGACACCCATTTCGCGCCGACCTACAACCCCTGGGACCAGCGGATGTGCCTGGTTCCTGACGGCGATCTGTTCACCGCCATTCGCGACGGCCGCGCCTCCGTCGTCACCGACCACATCGACACCTTCACCGAGACCGGTATTCGGCTGCAGTCCGGGGCCGAGTTGGAGGCCGACATCGTAGTCAGCGCCACCGGACTGAATCTGCTTGCCATCGGCGGCATGCAACTGGAAGTCGACGGGCGCACGGTCGATTTGTCAAAAGCAGTGTCCTACAAGGGAATGATGCTCTCGGGAGTGCCGAACTTCGCGTGGACGATTGGCTACACGAATGCATCGTGGACGCTGAAGGCCGACCTGGTTGCCGAATACGTGTGCCGGCTGCTCAAGCACATGGACACGGGAGGTTATGCGTCGGTCACGCCCGATGCTGCAGGCACCACGGCGGCGAACCCGTTCCTGGATCTTGCATCGGGATACGTCAAGCGCAGCCTGGCCGAACTGCCCAAGCAGGGCGATCGGGCGCCATGGCGGCTGCACCAGAACTATGTCAAGGACGTACGGTTGCTGCGCCGCGGCCCTATCGATGACGCCGTCATATTCGCGCCTGCCGTCTCGGCACGGGTCAGGAGCATCGCCTGATGCGCATCGAATGGGACGAAAACCGTTGTGCCCTATCGGCTTTGTGCACCGGGTTGGCGCCTGACGTCTTCCGGGTTGACGAGGACGCGCGGCTGGCGTTCAGCGCAGAGATCGACGAGGCGCATCAAGAGGCCGTTCAGGATGCCGCCGACTCCTGCCCGACACAGGCGATCAGCGTCGTCGGCTAGTCGGTCTGATCGCGCGGCGTCAGCAGCGCAACCGAGGCGTCCACCGCTTCCTCGGTGATGTCGCTCATCTGACCACCTTCTTCGACGGTGATCGCCGCGAGTTCGCGGAGGCCGCCGAGCAGCATGATGATGCGTTGACGGGAAACGGGAGCGATGCCTGCGGCGCGGAACTCGTCGGTGCCGCCGAGTGCCTGCACCATTTCGATGAAGTTCTCGGTCGCGTCGCGCTGCAACCGGCGCGCGGCTTCGCCCAGCGAGGGCACGTCACGGAACCAACTGAGCATCAGCGGGGACCGCGATTCGCCCGTGGAGATCCAGGCCTCGATCGCCTGCCGCACCTGGGTACGCCATGGCGCATGGGGGTCGACGGCCGCCGCGATCTGCCGAACCTGCGCGGCATTCGCATCGTGAAGCAGTGCGACGAAGCAGGCTTCCTTGGTGTCGAAGTGCTGATAGAAGGTGCGCCGCGACGTCCGCGCCCGGCGCACGATGTCGGCGACGGTCGTGCGCGAGTAACCGTCGTCGGCGATCGAGGCTTCGAGCGCGTCGAGCAGGCGTTGGCGAAAGTTGCTTTTCTCCTCGCCGGCGCCTTGTCGCTGCCCGGCCTGAGCTGCCGTCACTCGATGCCTTCCATCTCACAGGCAATCGTACTGCCGTGCCCGGGTGGTTACCGCGAGACAGGACGGGTTCGCAGCGGCGGAAAGTCGTTGTGCAGGTCTGGATGGCACAGCTGAGCCACGCGCTCGGGATGGGTGAGGTCACGAAGCGCATGACAACCCAATC from Mycobacterium sp. JS623 encodes:
- a CDS encoding flavin-containing monooxygenase — its product is MSRPAETVDVLIVGAGLSGVGAACQLRRECPDKSVVVLEARDAIGGTWDVFRYPGIRSDSDMFTLGYRFSPWTDPKAIADGPSILRYIHDTAQTFGIDKLIRTNHRVVNANWDSEEARWTVDVHRADTDERFTISCSFLYVCTGYYRYDEGFSPKFPGVEDFHGSVIHPQHWPEDLDYRGKRIVVIGSGATAVTLVPSLAEEAAHVTMLQRSPTYVASRPASDAIADRLRAWLPPKLAYAIVRWKNALQAIAIFNLSRRRPEMMKSMLRKDAIRRLPEGYAVDTHFAPTYNPWDQRMCLVPDGDLFTAIRDGRASVVTDHIDTFTETGIRLQSGAELEADIVVSATGLNLLAIGGMQLEVDGRTVDLSKAVSYKGMMLSGVPNFAWTIGYTNASWTLKADLVAEYVCRLLKHMDTGGYASVTPDAAGTTAANPFLDLASGYVKRSLAELPKQGDRAPWRLHQNYVKDVRLLRRGPIDDAVIFAPAVSARVRSIA
- a CDS encoding ferredoxin; translated protein: MRIEWDENRCALSALCTGLAPDVFRVDEDARLAFSAEIDEAHQEAVQDAADSCPTQAISVVG
- a CDS encoding TetR/AcrR family transcriptional regulator, which codes for MTAAQAGQRQGAGEEKSNFRQRLLDALEASIADDGYSRTTVADIVRRARTSRRTFYQHFDTKEACFVALLHDANAAQVRQIAAAVDPHAPWRTQVRQAIEAWISTGESRSPLMLSWFRDVPSLGEAARRLQRDATENFIEMVQALGGTDEFRAAGIAPVSRQRIIMLLGGLRELAAITVEEGGQMSDITEEAVDASVALLTPRDQTD